The Cynocephalus volans isolate mCynVol1 chromosome 2, mCynVol1.pri, whole genome shotgun sequence genome window below encodes:
- the INPP5J gene encoding phosphatidylinositol 4,5-bisphosphate 5-phosphatase A isoform X4, whose amino-acid sequence MEGQSGRGSRRPGIQACLGSLPMPHGVSQTGATSKVDSSFQLPAKENATLAPTEPRITVVTWNVGTAMPPDDVMSLLHLGSGDDSDGADMIAIGLQEVNSMINKRLKDALFTDQWSELFMDALGPFNFVLVSTVRMQGVILLLFAKYYHLPFLRDVQTDCTRTGLGGYWGNKGGVSVRLAAFGHMLCFLNCHLPAHMDKAEQRKDDFQTILSLQQFQGPGAQGILDHDLVFWFGDLNFRIESYDLHFVKFAIDSNQLHQLWEKDQLNMAKNTWPILKGFQEGPLNFAPTFKFDVGTNKYDTSAKKRKPAWTDRILWKVKALGGGPSPSGRESHRLQVTQHSYRSHMEYTVSDHKPVAAQFVLHFAFRDDVPLVRLEVTDEWVRPEQAVARYRMETVFARSSWDWIGLYRVGFRHCKDYVAYVWAKHEDVDGNIYQVTFSEESLPKGHGDFILGYYSHNHSILIGVTEPFQISLPTSELASSSTDSSGTSSEGEDDSTMELLAPKSRSPSPGKSKRHRSRSPGLARFPSLALRPSSRERRGASRSPSPQSRRLPRVAPNRGNDGGSRGSSEEGPPGPGPWVFPPAVPRRLGLLPSLRLETVDSHGGGSWGPDQEALSPESLSPSPQGRQGLEEGGLGP is encoded by the exons ATGGAGGGCCAGAGCGGCCGAGGCAGCAGGAGGCCAGGGATACAGGCTTGCCTGGGCTCCCTGCCCATGCCCCATGGCGTTTCCCAAACTGGGGCAACCTCCAAG GTGGACTCAAGTTTTCAGCTCCCAGCAAAGGAGAATGCAACCCTAGCACCCACGGAACCAAG GATCACTGTGGTCACATGGAACGTGGGCACTGCCATGCCCCCAGACGATGTCATGTCCCTCCTCCACCTGGGcagtggtgatgacagtgacggCGCAGACATGATCGCCATAGG GTTGCAGGAAGTAAACTCCATGATCAACAAGCGGCTCAAGGACGCTCTTTTCACTGACCAGTGGAGCGAGCTCTTCATGGACGCGCTGGGGCCCTTCAACTTTGTGCTG GTGAGTACTGTGAGGATGCAGGGCGTCATCCTGCTGCTGTTCGCCAAGTACTACCACCTGCCCTTCCTGCGGGACGTGCAGACCGATTGCACGCGCACTGGCCTGGGTGGCTACTGG GGTAACAAAGGCGGAGTGAGCGTGCGCTTGGCGGCCTTCGGGCACATGCTCTGCTTCCTGAACTGCCACTTACCCGCACATATGGACAAGGCGGAGCAGCGCAAGGACGACTTCCAGACCATCCTCAGCCTCCAGCAATTCCAGGGGCCGGGTGCACAAGGCATTCTGGATCACGA CCTCGTGTTCTGGTTCGGGGACCTGAACTTCCGCATCGAGAGCTACGACTTGCACTTCGTCAAGTTTGCCATCGACAGCAACCAGCTCCATCAGCTCTGGGAGAAGGACCAG CTCAACATGGCCAAGAATACCTGGCCCATCTTGAAGGGCTTCCAGGAGGGGCCCCTCAACTTTGCTCCCACCTTCAAGTTTGATGTGGGTACAAACAAATATGACACCAG CGCCAAGAAGCGGAAGCCAGCCTGGACGGACCGTATCCTGTGGAAGGTCAAGGCTCTAGGTGGGGGTCCCAGCCCCTCAGGACGGGAGAGCCACCGGCTCCAGGTGACCCAGCACAGCTACCGCAGCCACATGGAATACACTGTCAGTGACCACAAGCCCGTGGCCGCCCAGTTTGTCCTGCAT TTTGCCTTCAGGGACGACGTGCCACTGGTACGGCTGGAGGTGACAGATGAGTGGGTGCGGCCAGAGCAGGCTGTGGCGAGGTACCGCATGGAAACAGTGTTCGCTCGCAGCTCCTGGGACTGGATCGGCTTGTACCGG GTGGGTTTCCGCCACTGCAAGGACTATGTGGCTTATGTCTGGGCCAAACATGAAGACGTGGATGGGAATATCTACCAG GTGACATTCAGTGAGGAATCACTGCCCAAGGGCCATGGAGACTTCATCCTGGGCTATTATAGCCACAATCACAGCATCCTCATTGGTGTCACTGAACCCTTCCAG ATCTCACTGCCCACCTCGGAGTTGGCCAGCAGCAGTACAGACAGCTCAGGCACCAGCTCGGAGGGTGAGGATGACAGCACAATGGAGCTGCTAGCACCCAAGTCCCGCAGTCCCAGCCCTGGCAAATCCAAGCGACACCGTAGCCGCAGCCCGGGCCTGGCCCGTTTTCCCAGTCTTGCCCTACGGCCTTCATCCCGGGAACGTCGTGGTGCCAGCCGTAGCCCCTCACCCCAGAGCCGCCGCCTGCCCCGGGTGGCTCCCAACAGGGGCAATGACGGTGGCAGCCGGGGCAGTAGTGAGGAGGGGCCCCCTGGGCCTGGCCCCTGGGTCTTCCCACCAGCTGTGCCTAGAAGGCTGGGTCTGCTGCCTTCCTTGCGCCTGGAGACTGTAGACTCTCATGGTGGTGGCTCCTGGGGACCTGATCAGGAGGCCCTGTCCCCTGAAAGcctgtcccccagcccccagggcCGGCAGGGACTGGAAGAAGGGGGCCTGGGGCCCTGA
- the INPP5J gene encoding phosphatidylinositol 4,5-bisphosphate 5-phosphatase A isoform X1, whose amino-acid sequence MEGQSGRGSRRPGIQACLGSLPMPHGVSQTGATSKVDSSFQLPAKENATLAPTEPRLAPVPVGPRAAMSPSSEGPKQALASPRPILAPLSTPGGKKTAPDHHSSSVAPTTVGQLVISASAGPKPPPATSGSILAPSLGQLVMSASAGPRSPPATLGPSMAPTSRDLKQVPLTSMGPKPALAASGLSLALASEEQPLQPPSSPSPVPSPVLSPSQEQALAPAPTASATASVGWTPARQRDTPASRPLPSSEGHLQPTAQASGPMSSPSSIQASPDPRFSPSFRARPEAPRSSPEDPVLSRPPQTLPLDVGQGPPEPGTHSPGLLSPTFQPGTSSGQTMPLPLPKPPRSPSRSPNRSPCVPLASEMALPKPGTQGAGPGRCLSPNLQDQEAPALVTTSPSTSTSSSSSWSAQPTCKSDPGFRITVVTWNVGTAMPPDDVMSLLHLGSGDDSDGADMIAIGLQEVNSMINKRLKDALFTDQWSELFMDALGPFNFVLVSTVRMQGVILLLFAKYYHLPFLRDVQTDCTRTGLGGYWGNKGGVSVRLAAFGHMLCFLNCHLPAHMDKAEQRKDDFQTILSLQQFQGPGAQGILDHDLVFWFGDLNFRIESYDLHFVKFAIDSNQLHQLWEKDQLNMAKNTWPILKGFQEGPLNFAPTFKFDVGTNKYDTSAKKRKPAWTDRILWKVKALGGGPSPSGRESHRLQVTQHSYRSHMEYTVSDHKPVAAQFVLHFAFRDDVPLVRLEVTDEWVRPEQAVARYRMETVFARSSWDWIGLYRVGFRHCKDYVAYVWAKHEDVDGNIYQVTFSEESLPKGHGDFILGYYSHNHSILIGVTEPFQISLPTSELASSSTDSSGTSSEGEDDSTMELLAPKSRSPSPGKSKRHRSRSPGLARFPSLALRPSSRERRGASRSPSPQSRRLPRVAPNRGNDGGSRGSSEEGPPGPGPWVFPPAVPRRLGLLPSLRLETVDSHGGGSWGPDQEALSPESLSPSPQGRQGLEEGGLGP is encoded by the exons ATGGAGGGCCAGAGCGGCCGAGGCAGCAGGAGGCCAGGGATACAGGCTTGCCTGGGCTCCCTGCCCATGCCCCATGGCGTTTCCCAAACTGGGGCAACCTCCAAG GTGGACTCAAGTTTTCAGCTCCCAGCAAAGGAGAATGCAACCCTAGCACCCACGGAACCAAGGTTGGCTCCGGTACCTGTGGGGCCACGAGCAGCTATGTCACCTTCCTCAGAGGGGCCAAAGCAGGCTCTGGCATCTCcccgacccatcctggctccactgtCTACCCCTGGAGGGAAGAAAACAGCTCCTGACCACCACAGTTCCAGCGTGGCTCCAACAACTGTGGGCCAGCTGGTGATATCTGCCTCAGCTGGACCAAAGCCTCCCCCAGCAACCTCGGGCTCAATCCTGGCTCCATCACTGGGGCAGCTGGTGATGTCTGCCTCAGCTGGGCCGAGATCTCCCCCAGCAACCCTGGGGCCCAGTATGGCTCCAACTTCCAGGGACCTGAAGCAGGTGCCACTCACCTCCATGGGACCCAAACCAGCACTGGCAGCCTCAGGTCTGAGTCTAGCCCTGGCTTCTGAGGAACAGCCTCTACAGCCCCCATCCAGCCCTTCTCCTGTGCCCAGTCCAGTTCTGTCACCTTCTCAGGAGCAGGCTCTGGCTCCAGCACCCACGGCATCAGCTACAGCTTCTGTGGGATGGACACCAGCTAGACAGAGGGATACCCCAGCTTCTAGACCTCTCCCATCTTCTGAGGGGCATCTCCAGCCTACAGCTCAGGCATCTGGTCCTATGAGCTCCCCATCCTCTATCCAAGCCTCCCCGGACCCCCGGTTCTCCCCCTCTTTCCGAGCCCGGCCTGAGGCCCCCCGCAGTAGCCCTGAGGATCCTGTCCTGTCACGGccaccccagaccctgcccttggaTGTGGGCCAAGGCCCTCCAGAGCCTGGCACCCACTCTCCTGGACTTCTGTCCCCTACCTTCCAGCCAGGGACCTCCTCAGGCCAGACTATGCCCCTACCTCTGCCCAAGCCACCTCGATCTCCCAGCCGCTCCCCCAACCGCTCTCCCTGTGTTCCCCTGGCCTCTGAGATGGCCCTCCCCAAGCCTGGCACCCAGGGTGCAGGGCCTGGCAGGTGCCTGAGCCCCAACCTTCAGGACCAAGAAGCCCCAGCCCTGGTCACCACCTCCCCTTCTACATCCACCTCGTCGTCCTCCTCTTGGTCAGCTCAGCCTACTTGCAAGAGCGACCCTGGCTTCCG GATCACTGTGGTCACATGGAACGTGGGCACTGCCATGCCCCCAGACGATGTCATGTCCCTCCTCCACCTGGGcagtggtgatgacagtgacggCGCAGACATGATCGCCATAGG GTTGCAGGAAGTAAACTCCATGATCAACAAGCGGCTCAAGGACGCTCTTTTCACTGACCAGTGGAGCGAGCTCTTCATGGACGCGCTGGGGCCCTTCAACTTTGTGCTG GTGAGTACTGTGAGGATGCAGGGCGTCATCCTGCTGCTGTTCGCCAAGTACTACCACCTGCCCTTCCTGCGGGACGTGCAGACCGATTGCACGCGCACTGGCCTGGGTGGCTACTGG GGTAACAAAGGCGGAGTGAGCGTGCGCTTGGCGGCCTTCGGGCACATGCTCTGCTTCCTGAACTGCCACTTACCCGCACATATGGACAAGGCGGAGCAGCGCAAGGACGACTTCCAGACCATCCTCAGCCTCCAGCAATTCCAGGGGCCGGGTGCACAAGGCATTCTGGATCACGA CCTCGTGTTCTGGTTCGGGGACCTGAACTTCCGCATCGAGAGCTACGACTTGCACTTCGTCAAGTTTGCCATCGACAGCAACCAGCTCCATCAGCTCTGGGAGAAGGACCAG CTCAACATGGCCAAGAATACCTGGCCCATCTTGAAGGGCTTCCAGGAGGGGCCCCTCAACTTTGCTCCCACCTTCAAGTTTGATGTGGGTACAAACAAATATGACACCAG CGCCAAGAAGCGGAAGCCAGCCTGGACGGACCGTATCCTGTGGAAGGTCAAGGCTCTAGGTGGGGGTCCCAGCCCCTCAGGACGGGAGAGCCACCGGCTCCAGGTGACCCAGCACAGCTACCGCAGCCACATGGAATACACTGTCAGTGACCACAAGCCCGTGGCCGCCCAGTTTGTCCTGCAT TTTGCCTTCAGGGACGACGTGCCACTGGTACGGCTGGAGGTGACAGATGAGTGGGTGCGGCCAGAGCAGGCTGTGGCGAGGTACCGCATGGAAACAGTGTTCGCTCGCAGCTCCTGGGACTGGATCGGCTTGTACCGG GTGGGTTTCCGCCACTGCAAGGACTATGTGGCTTATGTCTGGGCCAAACATGAAGACGTGGATGGGAATATCTACCAG GTGACATTCAGTGAGGAATCACTGCCCAAGGGCCATGGAGACTTCATCCTGGGCTATTATAGCCACAATCACAGCATCCTCATTGGTGTCACTGAACCCTTCCAG ATCTCACTGCCCACCTCGGAGTTGGCCAGCAGCAGTACAGACAGCTCAGGCACCAGCTCGGAGGGTGAGGATGACAGCACAATGGAGCTGCTAGCACCCAAGTCCCGCAGTCCCAGCCCTGGCAAATCCAAGCGACACCGTAGCCGCAGCCCGGGCCTGGCCCGTTTTCCCAGTCTTGCCCTACGGCCTTCATCCCGGGAACGTCGTGGTGCCAGCCGTAGCCCCTCACCCCAGAGCCGCCGCCTGCCCCGGGTGGCTCCCAACAGGGGCAATGACGGTGGCAGCCGGGGCAGTAGTGAGGAGGGGCCCCCTGGGCCTGGCCCCTGGGTCTTCCCACCAGCTGTGCCTAGAAGGCTGGGTCTGCTGCCTTCCTTGCGCCTGGAGACTGTAGACTCTCATGGTGGTGGCTCCTGGGGACCTGATCAGGAGGCCCTGTCCCCTGAAAGcctgtcccccagcccccagggcCGGCAGGGACTGGAAGAAGGGGGCCTGGGGCCCTGA
- the INPP5J gene encoding phosphatidylinositol 4,5-bisphosphate 5-phosphatase A isoform X5 gives MEGQSGRGSRRPGIQACLGSLPMPHGVSQTGATSKVDSSFQLPAKENATLAPTEPRITVVTWNVGTAMPPDDVMSLLHLGSGDDSDGADMIAIGLQEVNSMINKRLKDALFTDQWSELFMDALGPFNFVLGNKGGVSVRLAAFGHMLCFLNCHLPAHMDKAEQRKDDFQTILSLQQFQGPGAQGILDHDLVFWFGDLNFRIESYDLHFVKFAIDSNQLHQLWEKDQLNMAKNTWPILKGFQEGPLNFAPTFKFDVGTNKYDTSAKKRKPAWTDRILWKVKALGGGPSPSGRESHRLQVTQHSYRSHMEYTVSDHKPVAAQFVLHFAFRDDVPLVRLEVTDEWVRPEQAVARYRMETVFARSSWDWIGLYRVGFRHCKDYVAYVWAKHEDVDGNIYQVTFSEESLPKGHGDFILGYYSHNHSILIGVTEPFQISLPTSELASSSTDSSGTSSEGEDDSTMELLAPKSRSPSPGKSKRHRSRSPGLARFPSLALRPSSRERRGASRSPSPQSRRLPRVAPNRGNDGGSRGSSEEGPPGPGPWVFPPAVPRRLGLLPSLRLETVDSHGGGSWGPDQEALSPESLSPSPQGRQGLEEGGLGP, from the exons ATGGAGGGCCAGAGCGGCCGAGGCAGCAGGAGGCCAGGGATACAGGCTTGCCTGGGCTCCCTGCCCATGCCCCATGGCGTTTCCCAAACTGGGGCAACCTCCAAG GTGGACTCAAGTTTTCAGCTCCCAGCAAAGGAGAATGCAACCCTAGCACCCACGGAACCAAG GATCACTGTGGTCACATGGAACGTGGGCACTGCCATGCCCCCAGACGATGTCATGTCCCTCCTCCACCTGGGcagtggtgatgacagtgacggCGCAGACATGATCGCCATAGG GTTGCAGGAAGTAAACTCCATGATCAACAAGCGGCTCAAGGACGCTCTTTTCACTGACCAGTGGAGCGAGCTCTTCATGGACGCGCTGGGGCCCTTCAACTTTGTGCTG GGTAACAAAGGCGGAGTGAGCGTGCGCTTGGCGGCCTTCGGGCACATGCTCTGCTTCCTGAACTGCCACTTACCCGCACATATGGACAAGGCGGAGCAGCGCAAGGACGACTTCCAGACCATCCTCAGCCTCCAGCAATTCCAGGGGCCGGGTGCACAAGGCATTCTGGATCACGA CCTCGTGTTCTGGTTCGGGGACCTGAACTTCCGCATCGAGAGCTACGACTTGCACTTCGTCAAGTTTGCCATCGACAGCAACCAGCTCCATCAGCTCTGGGAGAAGGACCAG CTCAACATGGCCAAGAATACCTGGCCCATCTTGAAGGGCTTCCAGGAGGGGCCCCTCAACTTTGCTCCCACCTTCAAGTTTGATGTGGGTACAAACAAATATGACACCAG CGCCAAGAAGCGGAAGCCAGCCTGGACGGACCGTATCCTGTGGAAGGTCAAGGCTCTAGGTGGGGGTCCCAGCCCCTCAGGACGGGAGAGCCACCGGCTCCAGGTGACCCAGCACAGCTACCGCAGCCACATGGAATACACTGTCAGTGACCACAAGCCCGTGGCCGCCCAGTTTGTCCTGCAT TTTGCCTTCAGGGACGACGTGCCACTGGTACGGCTGGAGGTGACAGATGAGTGGGTGCGGCCAGAGCAGGCTGTGGCGAGGTACCGCATGGAAACAGTGTTCGCTCGCAGCTCCTGGGACTGGATCGGCTTGTACCGG GTGGGTTTCCGCCACTGCAAGGACTATGTGGCTTATGTCTGGGCCAAACATGAAGACGTGGATGGGAATATCTACCAG GTGACATTCAGTGAGGAATCACTGCCCAAGGGCCATGGAGACTTCATCCTGGGCTATTATAGCCACAATCACAGCATCCTCATTGGTGTCACTGAACCCTTCCAG ATCTCACTGCCCACCTCGGAGTTGGCCAGCAGCAGTACAGACAGCTCAGGCACCAGCTCGGAGGGTGAGGATGACAGCACAATGGAGCTGCTAGCACCCAAGTCCCGCAGTCCCAGCCCTGGCAAATCCAAGCGACACCGTAGCCGCAGCCCGGGCCTGGCCCGTTTTCCCAGTCTTGCCCTACGGCCTTCATCCCGGGAACGTCGTGGTGCCAGCCGTAGCCCCTCACCCCAGAGCCGCCGCCTGCCCCGGGTGGCTCCCAACAGGGGCAATGACGGTGGCAGCCGGGGCAGTAGTGAGGAGGGGCCCCCTGGGCCTGGCCCCTGGGTCTTCCCACCAGCTGTGCCTAGAAGGCTGGGTCTGCTGCCTTCCTTGCGCCTGGAGACTGTAGACTCTCATGGTGGTGGCTCCTGGGGACCTGATCAGGAGGCCCTGTCCCCTGAAAGcctgtcccccagcccccagggcCGGCAGGGACTGGAAGAAGGGGGCCTGGGGCCCTGA
- the INPP5J gene encoding phosphatidylinositol 4,5-bisphosphate 5-phosphatase A isoform X2 → MEGQSGRGSRRPGIQACLGSLPMPHGVSQTGATSKVDSSFQLPAKENATLAPTEPRLAPVPVGPRAAMSPSSEGPKQALASPRPILAPLSTPGGKKTAPDHHSSSVAPTTVGQLVISASAGPKPPPATSGSILAPSLGQLVMSASAGPRSPPATLGPSMAPTSRDLKQVPLTSMGPKPALAASGLSLALASEEQPLQPPSSPSPVPSPVLSPSQEQALAPAPTASATASVGWTPARQRDTPASRPLPSSEGHLQPTAQASGPMSSPSSIQASPDPRFSPSFRARPEAPRSSPEDPVLSRPPQTLPLDVGQGPPEPGTHSPGLLSPTFQPGTSSGQTMPLPLPKPPRSPSRSPNRSPCVPLASEMALPKPGTQGAGPGRCLSPNLQDQEAPALVTTSPSTSTSSSSSWSAQPTCKSDPGFRITVVTWNVGTAMPPDDVMSLLHLGSGDDSDGADMIAIGLQEVNSMINKRLKDALFTDQWSELFMDALGPFNFVLGNKGGVSVRLAAFGHMLCFLNCHLPAHMDKAEQRKDDFQTILSLQQFQGPGAQGILDHDLVFWFGDLNFRIESYDLHFVKFAIDSNQLHQLWEKDQLNMAKNTWPILKGFQEGPLNFAPTFKFDVGTNKYDTSAKKRKPAWTDRILWKVKALGGGPSPSGRESHRLQVTQHSYRSHMEYTVSDHKPVAAQFVLHFAFRDDVPLVRLEVTDEWVRPEQAVARYRMETVFARSSWDWIGLYRVGFRHCKDYVAYVWAKHEDVDGNIYQVTFSEESLPKGHGDFILGYYSHNHSILIGVTEPFQISLPTSELASSSTDSSGTSSEGEDDSTMELLAPKSRSPSPGKSKRHRSRSPGLARFPSLALRPSSRERRGASRSPSPQSRRLPRVAPNRGNDGGSRGSSEEGPPGPGPWVFPPAVPRRLGLLPSLRLETVDSHGGGSWGPDQEALSPESLSPSPQGRQGLEEGGLGP, encoded by the exons ATGGAGGGCCAGAGCGGCCGAGGCAGCAGGAGGCCAGGGATACAGGCTTGCCTGGGCTCCCTGCCCATGCCCCATGGCGTTTCCCAAACTGGGGCAACCTCCAAG GTGGACTCAAGTTTTCAGCTCCCAGCAAAGGAGAATGCAACCCTAGCACCCACGGAACCAAGGTTGGCTCCGGTACCTGTGGGGCCACGAGCAGCTATGTCACCTTCCTCAGAGGGGCCAAAGCAGGCTCTGGCATCTCcccgacccatcctggctccactgtCTACCCCTGGAGGGAAGAAAACAGCTCCTGACCACCACAGTTCCAGCGTGGCTCCAACAACTGTGGGCCAGCTGGTGATATCTGCCTCAGCTGGACCAAAGCCTCCCCCAGCAACCTCGGGCTCAATCCTGGCTCCATCACTGGGGCAGCTGGTGATGTCTGCCTCAGCTGGGCCGAGATCTCCCCCAGCAACCCTGGGGCCCAGTATGGCTCCAACTTCCAGGGACCTGAAGCAGGTGCCACTCACCTCCATGGGACCCAAACCAGCACTGGCAGCCTCAGGTCTGAGTCTAGCCCTGGCTTCTGAGGAACAGCCTCTACAGCCCCCATCCAGCCCTTCTCCTGTGCCCAGTCCAGTTCTGTCACCTTCTCAGGAGCAGGCTCTGGCTCCAGCACCCACGGCATCAGCTACAGCTTCTGTGGGATGGACACCAGCTAGACAGAGGGATACCCCAGCTTCTAGACCTCTCCCATCTTCTGAGGGGCATCTCCAGCCTACAGCTCAGGCATCTGGTCCTATGAGCTCCCCATCCTCTATCCAAGCCTCCCCGGACCCCCGGTTCTCCCCCTCTTTCCGAGCCCGGCCTGAGGCCCCCCGCAGTAGCCCTGAGGATCCTGTCCTGTCACGGccaccccagaccctgcccttggaTGTGGGCCAAGGCCCTCCAGAGCCTGGCACCCACTCTCCTGGACTTCTGTCCCCTACCTTCCAGCCAGGGACCTCCTCAGGCCAGACTATGCCCCTACCTCTGCCCAAGCCACCTCGATCTCCCAGCCGCTCCCCCAACCGCTCTCCCTGTGTTCCCCTGGCCTCTGAGATGGCCCTCCCCAAGCCTGGCACCCAGGGTGCAGGGCCTGGCAGGTGCCTGAGCCCCAACCTTCAGGACCAAGAAGCCCCAGCCCTGGTCACCACCTCCCCTTCTACATCCACCTCGTCGTCCTCCTCTTGGTCAGCTCAGCCTACTTGCAAGAGCGACCCTGGCTTCCG GATCACTGTGGTCACATGGAACGTGGGCACTGCCATGCCCCCAGACGATGTCATGTCCCTCCTCCACCTGGGcagtggtgatgacagtgacggCGCAGACATGATCGCCATAGG GTTGCAGGAAGTAAACTCCATGATCAACAAGCGGCTCAAGGACGCTCTTTTCACTGACCAGTGGAGCGAGCTCTTCATGGACGCGCTGGGGCCCTTCAACTTTGTGCTG GGTAACAAAGGCGGAGTGAGCGTGCGCTTGGCGGCCTTCGGGCACATGCTCTGCTTCCTGAACTGCCACTTACCCGCACATATGGACAAGGCGGAGCAGCGCAAGGACGACTTCCAGACCATCCTCAGCCTCCAGCAATTCCAGGGGCCGGGTGCACAAGGCATTCTGGATCACGA CCTCGTGTTCTGGTTCGGGGACCTGAACTTCCGCATCGAGAGCTACGACTTGCACTTCGTCAAGTTTGCCATCGACAGCAACCAGCTCCATCAGCTCTGGGAGAAGGACCAG CTCAACATGGCCAAGAATACCTGGCCCATCTTGAAGGGCTTCCAGGAGGGGCCCCTCAACTTTGCTCCCACCTTCAAGTTTGATGTGGGTACAAACAAATATGACACCAG CGCCAAGAAGCGGAAGCCAGCCTGGACGGACCGTATCCTGTGGAAGGTCAAGGCTCTAGGTGGGGGTCCCAGCCCCTCAGGACGGGAGAGCCACCGGCTCCAGGTGACCCAGCACAGCTACCGCAGCCACATGGAATACACTGTCAGTGACCACAAGCCCGTGGCCGCCCAGTTTGTCCTGCAT TTTGCCTTCAGGGACGACGTGCCACTGGTACGGCTGGAGGTGACAGATGAGTGGGTGCGGCCAGAGCAGGCTGTGGCGAGGTACCGCATGGAAACAGTGTTCGCTCGCAGCTCCTGGGACTGGATCGGCTTGTACCGG GTGGGTTTCCGCCACTGCAAGGACTATGTGGCTTATGTCTGGGCCAAACATGAAGACGTGGATGGGAATATCTACCAG GTGACATTCAGTGAGGAATCACTGCCCAAGGGCCATGGAGACTTCATCCTGGGCTATTATAGCCACAATCACAGCATCCTCATTGGTGTCACTGAACCCTTCCAG ATCTCACTGCCCACCTCGGAGTTGGCCAGCAGCAGTACAGACAGCTCAGGCACCAGCTCGGAGGGTGAGGATGACAGCACAATGGAGCTGCTAGCACCCAAGTCCCGCAGTCCCAGCCCTGGCAAATCCAAGCGACACCGTAGCCGCAGCCCGGGCCTGGCCCGTTTTCCCAGTCTTGCCCTACGGCCTTCATCCCGGGAACGTCGTGGTGCCAGCCGTAGCCCCTCACCCCAGAGCCGCCGCCTGCCCCGGGTGGCTCCCAACAGGGGCAATGACGGTGGCAGCCGGGGCAGTAGTGAGGAGGGGCCCCCTGGGCCTGGCCCCTGGGTCTTCCCACCAGCTGTGCCTAGAAGGCTGGGTCTGCTGCCTTCCTTGCGCCTGGAGACTGTAGACTCTCATGGTGGTGGCTCCTGGGGACCTGATCAGGAGGCCCTGTCCCCTGAAAGcctgtcccccagcccccagggcCGGCAGGGACTGGAAGAAGGGGGCCTGGGGCCCTGA